From the Saccharomonospora marina XMU15 genome, the window GCGCTCGGCCGCGGTGCGCTTGAGGGCCAGTTCCTGCTCCACCGGCACGTTGTCACTGAAGATCAACACGTCGCGACCGGCGTCGAGAGCGTCCATCGCCTCGACGAACGCGTGCGGGCCGGGCACCGACACCAGCGCCAGTTCGGCGCCTGAGCGGGCCAGCGCCGACCGCGTCGTACGCGGTGCGGCGACCCGGTCGGTGCCGTCACTGCCGTCGCGGGGGGCCGACAGCGCCGACTCCACGGCGGCCAGTGCCGCAGGCAGGGTTTCCTCGTCCTCGAGGCGAAGCGCTACCACCATGTCGTTGGGTGACGTCATGGGCAGCTGGAAGCCCATCGAGGCGAGCACCTCGACATTGAGCGGGGTCGCCATCACCACCTGGGCGGCGATCACCCCTGGTAGTGCGGTGACCTGGCGACTCACCTGTAGCAGGGTCACGGAGTCGGCATAGGCGCCGGGGCGCAGCTCGACGTGGACGACACCGGTCACACGAGGGTCCTTTCGGTGGGGAAACGCTGGAGCAGGTCGAGCGCGAGGTGCAGGCCGAGCGCCAGGCCGTGGCCGGAGGTGTGGCCGACCTCCAGCAGCGCCGCCAGCCCGGCGGCACAGCCGGGGCCTGCCGAGGCGAGGTCGGCCACCAGCCGCCGAAACCGCGGCAGCGCCTCGCCGCGGGCGGCGCAGTCGAGCAGCGTCGCCGACAGCGTGGTGGTGTTGCGGGAGGCCAGTGCCGCGACGGCGGCCGCGACCGGACGAAGCCGGGCGGGGTCGTGTCCACCGAGGACACCGGCGGCCACCGTCGCGAGCCAGCCGCAGAGCACGTCGTCGCCGAGCGGTGTCAGCCCGCTGCCGCGGCCGAGCAGCAGCGGCACGGCGGCGGGGTCACCGTCGCCGAGCAGTGTCAGCGCGGCCGCGGGCAACTCCTCGCGGGTGTGCGGCAACGGCGGGCAGACCTTCGCGAGTGCCCGTGCCGCTCGCCGTGCCGCGGCGGGAGGCAGCGCCGGGACCGATGCCTCGACCACTCGGCCCACGGTCAGCCGCGCGCCGCCGAGCAGCAGCGACCCGCCCCCAACCCGTGCGCGCGATCCGGGCGGCGTCGGCGTGGCGAGACCCTCGGCCAGTGACGCCAGGGTGGTGCGCAGTCCGCAGGGCACCGCGGTGGCGGACCGGGACAGCACGCCGAGGCAGAAGCCGTCGACGTCGAGGTAGACCGCGTCGTGGCCGGCGTGTACCACGGTGGCGGTGCGCACGCGGCCCGCGAGTACGTCGCGAACACGACCGGTGGCGGCCACCCTGATCGGGGTTGTGGCCGAAACGTGATGCGACGCGAGCATTCCTCGGACGCTAGTCGTTCGGTACGGTACCCCGAATGGTGAGTGTTGCCAACGTTAGCGTTGATCAACGGCAGGAGATGCCAATGCGCCGGTATTTCCTGCCGTTGCGGGAACTGCTCACGCTGAGTTGTCTGGACGGGACCATCGTGCTCGCCGGAGCCGCCGGACTCGACCGCCCGGTGTCGGCGGTCAACGTCATGGAGGTCCCCGATGTGCTGGACTGGGTGAAGCCGCACGAACTGTTGGTCACCACCGGATACCCGCTCGCGGCAGGCGACGGTGACCCCGCCGTCACTCTCACCGAACTGCTGCCCGGGCTGCACGCCAACAACCTCGCCGGGATGGGTGTCAAACTCGGCCGCTACCTCGACTCCGTCGCGGCCGACGCGCTCGCCGCCGCCGATGAACTCGGCTTCCCCGTCCTCGGCCTGCCGAGGGACCTCGCCTTCGACGACCTCATCGTGCAGGTCTTCGCGCAGTTGGGACACCGGCACGACGACGCGCTCGCCCGCGCGGACACGTTGCACACCACGCTTTCCCAACTGGTTCTGCACGGTGCCGACCTGAACCGGATCAGCGCCGAGGTAGCGCGGGTGCTCGGTGTGGGCATCGTCGTCACCTCCACCGACGGGCGAGAGTGGGGCGGGGCGCTCGACGACGCGGCGCGCGACCAACTCGTGCGACTCGATCTGATCGACTCCTCCGGCCGGGTCCGCGTCGAGCGGCTGAGGATGGGTCCGCATCCGGTCGCCGACGGTGAGGCGCGGGTGCTTCCGGTGCCCGCGGGCGGCACCGATCTCGCGCGGCTGGTGTGTGTCGCCCCCGGGCGCGCGCTGGGCTACGACGATGTGCAGGCGCTGGAGCGCACCGCGATCATCGTCGCGCTGCTGCTCACCCGCCAGCAGGCGGTGGCCGTGGTGGAGAACAAGTACCGAGGAGACTTCCTGCGCGACGTGTTCCTCGACCGCGCGGGGGACGAGGCCTTCGTCGTCGAGCACGCCCGCACCTTCGGCTGGGAACTCGACCGGCCGATGGCCGTGCTCTGCGCCGAGATGGACCCGGTGGACGCGGCGGAGGAACCGGTTTCCGACAGCACTCGCCGGTTGTGGCAGGAACGGTTCGCCGCTGCCTGGCGGAAGGTGTGCGAGTCGTGGGACCGCTCGATCTCCACCGTGGACTTCTCCACGGAGGTGGTGAGCCTGCTGCCGACGTCGGTGACCGGTGACTCGCCCCGCGCCGCCGTGGACCGGTTGGTCGGCGACGTCGCGGGCGACAGGGGCGGTGGACGGCGGCCGTTCTCGGTAGGGGTGAGTCGCGTGGTGTCGTCGGTGAAGGAACTGCCGACCGCGTACAACCAGGCGCGGCGCGCGATCCAGGTCGGCAGGCGCATCAGCGGCGGACGTTGCACCACCTGGTTCGACGACCTCGGCCTGCATCGGCTCATCGCGCTGGTGCCCGATCCCCGCGAGTTGCACGAGTTCGCCCACGACGTGCTGGGTGACCTCGCCGCCGACACCGCGGAGGCGGCTGATCTACGGGTAACGTTGCAGGTGCTGCTCGACACCAACCTCAACGTGGCCGAAGCCGCTCGCAAGCAGTTCTTCCACTACAACACCATGCGATACCGCATCAGCAAGCTGCAGACGATGCTCGGCCCGTTCACCACGGACCCGTTGCTGCGGCTCAACGCAGCGGTGGCGCTGCAGGTGCTCGACCTGCATCGCGACTCCGCGCGATGAGCGGGTTCGCCCGCGGGGCCCCGCCAGCAAGGTGTGCCAGTGCCACGGCTGTTTGTTCGGCAGATGTGGACAGTGCTGCTGTGTGATCCGCAGCATTAGCGTCAGCCCAAAATTTTCGGCCAGCGCAGCGTCGAGGAGATGTCGTGACCAAATCCATGTTCAGCTGGAAAGTTGTCCACGGCGGGAAGGCTCCGCCACCGTGCGCCGCCGTGGGCCCGATGGAGCGGCTCAGTTGGGGGCGCACCCTGGGGCTGGGTGCCCAGCACGTCGTCGCCATGTTCGGTGCCACGTTCGTGTTCCCGTTGGTGATGGGTCTCGACCCCAACCTCGCGATCATGTTCTCGGGTGTCTGCACCATCATGTTCCTGCTGATCGTGCGCAACCGGGTGCCGAGTTACCTGGGCACCAGCGCCTCGTTCGTGGCTGCGGTGACCGCGATCCGCGCGCAGGGCGGCGACTCCGCCGACGTCACAGGGGCGATCCTGGTCGGCGGCCTCGTGCTCGCCGCGATCGGCCTGCTGATCCACTTCGGAGGGTCGCGGATCCTGCACAAGGTGCTGCCACCCGCGGTCACCGGCGCGGTGATCATGCTGATCGGCTTCAACCTCGCTCCGGTGGTCGCGGATGTCTACTGGCATCAGGATCAGTGGATCGCGCTGCTGACCGCGACGTTCATGGTGCTTGCCGCGGTGCTGCTGCCCGGGTTCTGGTCTCGCATCGCGGTGTTCCTCGCGCTGGTGTTCGGCTATGTCGTGTCCTGGTTGGCGGACAGTGTTTTCGGGCAGATCACCTCGGTGTTGCCCACGAGTGACGGCGAGGCCGTGCCACACAACCGCGTTTCGTGGGAGCAGGTTCAGCAGGCGGACTGGTTCGGGCTGCCGAGCGGGCAGCTCGCCGACGGGGTCTCCGTGGTGCACGCACCGTCGTTCTCGCTGACGTTCGTGCTGCTGGTGCTGCCAGGTGTCATCGCCCTCATCGCCGAGAACGCGGGCCACGTCAAGGCCGTGGCGCAGATGACGGGTGACGATCTCGACCCCTACATGGGCAGGGCGATCGGTGCCGACGGGCTCGCCACCGCGCTGGCCAGTGCGTTCGGCGGTTCGCCCACCACGACCTACGCGGAGAACATCGGCGTCATGGGCACCACCAGGGTGTACTCCACCGCAGCCTACTACGCCGCCGCCGGTGTGGCCATCCTGCTCGGGCTGTCGCCGAAATTCGGTGCTGTGGTCAACGCGACCCCCGGTGGCGTGCTCGGCGGGATCACCCTGGTGCTGTACGGGATGATCGGGCTGATCGGCGTGAAGATCTGGGTGGAGAACCGCGTCGACTTCGGCAATCCGGTGAACCTCATCGGGCTCGCGGCCGGGCTGATCGCCGGTATCGGCGGGGTGAGCCTGACCTTCACCGAGAACTTCGAACTCGGCGGCATCGCGCTGGGCACGATCCTGGTGATCGTGTACTTCCACCTGGTGAAGGGCCGCAGCAAGCAGCTCGCCTCCGACGAGACCGCGGAAGACGCGGTGGGCCCGAAGTGAAGCCCGCTCCGTTCGAGTTCGCCCGCCCCACCACGCTGGCGCGGGCGCTGGAGCTACTGGCGACCCACCCCGACGCGAAGGTTCTCGCGGGTGGCCAGAGCCTGATCCCGTTGCTGTCCATGCGACTGGCCTCCCCCGGGATGCTCGTCGACATCAACGCCATCGCCGAGCTGTCCCGGATCACCTGGGACAGCTCGGGGGTGCGCGTCGGCGCGGTGGCAAGGCACGCCGACGTCGAGGCGCACCCGCAGGCCCGGCGTGTGCAGCCGCTGCTGTCCAAGGCGCTGCGGCTGGTCGCGCATCCGGCCATCCGCAACAGAGGCACCACGGTGGGTTCCATCGTGCACGCCGACGCGGCGGCCGAGATGCCGACGGTGTTGCGGCTGCTCGACGGGCACGTCACGGCCGCGTCCACACGCGGCACTCGCACGATCGCCGCCGACGAGCTGTTCATCGGTCCGCTGGAGTCCACCGTGCGCAAGGACGAGCTTGTCACCGACGCGTTCTTCCCCGCGTTGGGCCTGCGGTGCGGCGTCGGTTGTGACGAGATCGCCCGCAGGCACGGCGACTACGCAATGTGCGGTGCGGCCGCCGTCGTCTGCTCGGCACCGGACGGCCGGGTGACGTCGGTGCGTGCGGGCTACTTCTCGGTGTGCGAGGTGCCGACCGTGGTCGACCTGTCGGAGGTGTTCGCCTCTGGTGAGCTGACCGAGGGCGCACTGACCGACGCTGCCGAACTCGCGGCGGCCTCGCTCGACCCGGTGGACGACATCCACGGCAGCGCCGAGTACCGCGGCCTGCTCGCCCGCGTGCTCACCCGCCGCGTGGTGCGCGCCGCATACGACGATTCCCGTACCAGGCAGGCGGAGGTGATCGGGTGAGCGAGCAGACCCACGACATCTCGTTGCACGTCAACGGAGTCCTGCGGCGGGCGTCCGTGCCCGCGCGGCGGCTGCTCAGCGATGTCCTGCGGCACGACCTGCGGCTGACCGGTACGCACGTCGGATGCGAGCACGGGGTCTGCGGTGCCTGCACCGTGCTCGTCGACGGCAGGCCGATGCGATCGTGCCTGTTGCTCGCGGTCTCCGCGCAGGACTACCGGATCACCACCGTGGAGGGGCTGAGCGAGCCGGACGGCTCACTCGGCCCGGTGCAGCGAGCGTTCAAGGAATGCCACGGGCTGCAGTGCGGATTCTGCACCCCGGGGTTTCTCACCACGATCACGGCGGGGCTGGCGGACAATCCGCGCCCGACGACGGAGGAGGCCAGGGAGATGATCGCCGGAAACCTCTGCCGCTGTACCGGCTACCACAACATCGTCGCCGCGGTGTGCCGGGCCGCCGAGTTGGCGGAGGGCACCGGCGACGGGACCGAGGAGCCGAAGTGACCACGCGGATGATGGGGGAGAAGGTCCGCAGGGTCGAGGACGACCGGCTGGTCACGGGCAACGGGCAGTACGTCGACGACCTGCTTCCCGGCGCGCTGGAAGCGGCGGTGCTGCGCAGCCCGCACGCGCATGCGCGGATCGTCGACATCGACGTCGATCCGGTACTGGACATCGACGGCGTGTTCGCGGTCTACACCTACGACGATCTGACCGGGCCGATGGCGCAACCGCTGCCGGTGCTCATTCCACACCCGACACTCACCCAGGGCCGCGCCCAGTACGCGCTGGCCAAGGACGAGGTGAACCATGTCGGCGAGGCGATCGCCTTCGTGGTGGCCCGCGACCGCTACATAGCGGAGGACGCCGTTTCGCGGATCAAGGTCAGCTACGAGCCGCTGCCGCCGGTGGTCGGGGTGGAGGCGGCGCGCGCCGCCGAGCACCTGGTGCATCCGGACGTGCCGGGCAACGTGGCGGCCAGGATGGAGCAGTCGGTGGGCGACGCCGACGCGGCGATCGATGCGGCCCCGCACCGGCTCACGCTCGAACTCGACATCGAGCGCAGCGCGTCGATGCCGCTGGAAGGCCGCGGCACGGTGGCCAGATGGGACACCGATGCGCGCAGGCTCCAGGTGTGGAGCTCGACGCAGACCTCCACCGGGGTGCGCGCGGCGGTCGCGGCGAAGCTGGGCCTCGATCTGGCGCAGGTGGACGTGATCACCCCCGACGTCGGCGGCGGGTTCGGCGTGAAGATCCTGCACCCCTGGCCGGAGGAACTACTGGTGCCGATGGCCGCGATGGCGCTGGGGCGGCCGGTGAAGTTCACCGAGGACCGCCGCGAGCACTTCATCTCCTCGGCGCACGAGCGTGGCCAGCACCATGAGGTCGAGGTCGGCTTCGACGACGAGGGCAGGTTGCGGGGACTGTCCGTGCGGTTCTGGCACGATCACGGCGCCTACACGCCGTACGGTCTGATCGTTCCCATCATCACGTCCACCCAACTGCTGGGACCGTACAAACCGCACAACTATCGCGTGGTCTTCGAAAGCCTATACACCAACACGGTCGTCGTGACGCCGTACCGCGGAGCGGGCAGGCCGCAGGGGGTGTATGTGATGGAGCGGACGATGGACGCGATCGCGGCGCATCTCGGCAAGGACCGCGCCGAGGTGCGCGCCGCCAACTTCATCCAGCCGGACGAGTTCCCCTACGACCACGGACTGACCTTTCAGGACGGGCGGCCGCTGCGATACGACTCCGGTGACTTTCCCGCTTCGCTGGAGAAGCTGAAGAAGCTCATCGGCTGGGACGACTTCGAAACCATGCGAGACGAGCTGCGCGCGCGGGGGCGCAGGGTCGGCATCGGGCTCGCCTGCTACGTCGAGGGCACGGGTGTTGGGCCGTACGAGGGCGCGCACATCCAGGTCGAGACGTCGGGCAAGGTCAAGGTCGCTATTGGACTGACCTCGCAGGGGCAGGGACACCACACCGCGTTCGCGCAGGTGGTGGCCGACGAGCTGGGGGTGCCGTTCGAGAACGTGGAGGTCGTCACCGGTGACACCCGCCGGATGCCCTACGCGGTGGGAACCTTCGCCTCTCGCGCCGCGGTGATGAGCGGCACGGCGGCCGCGCTGGCGGCACGCAAGGTCAAGGACAAGGCGTTGCGCATCGCGGCCGAGGCGCTGGAGGCGTCGGTCGACGACCTCGAACTCGTCGACGGTGAGGTGCGGGTGAAGGGCGCGCCGGATTCGCGGATGGAGCTCGGCACGGTGGCCGTGCTGTCCAACCCGTTGCGGTACGCCTTCGACGAGGCGTCCAAGGCGGCGACGCAGTTCTCCGTCGGCAACGCCGACCGGCCGCCGATCGCCGAGAACGAACAGCCCGGTCTGGAGGGCGCCGAGTTCTACTCGCCACAACAGTCCACGTTCGCCAACGGCATGCACGCCGCGATCGTGGAGACCGACCCCGACACCGCCGAGATCCGCATCCTGCGATACGCGGTGGTGCACGACTGCGGCACGCTGATCAACCCGATGATCGTGGAGGGGCAGATCCACGGCGGTGTCGCGCAGGGCGTCGGCGGCGCGCTGTACGAGCGGATGGCCTACGACTCGTCGGGGCAGTTGCTCAACGCGTCGTTCATGGACTTCTTGATGCCGTTCGTCACCGAGGTCCCGGAGTCCATCGACATCGACCACCTGGAAACCCCCTCGCCGCTCAACCCGCTCGGCATCAAGGGTGCGGGCGAGGCGGGGGTGATCCCGTGCTCGGCGGTGTTCGCCTCCGCGATCGAGGACGCCGAGGGGCTGCCGATCACCTCGATGCCCATCTCCCCTTCGGAGCTGTTTCACCTTCGGCTCCGTCACCAGGAAGGACGCACTACCTCATGAGAATCGCCGGACAGGCCACCCTGAACGCCCCGGTCGAGCAGGTCTGGGACGCGTTGCTGGACCCGGCGGTGCTGGTCCGTACCATTCCCGGCTGTGAGCGGCTGGAAACGACGGGGGAGAACTCCTACTCGATGACCGTCACGGCCGGTGTCGCTTCGATCAAGGGAACCTACGCGGGCACGTGCAGCCTGCGTGATCTGGACCCGCACCGGTCGCTGGTGTTGTCGGCCCAGGGAACGGGTGCTCCGGGAACGATCAGCGCGGACGTCAAGGTGGCTTTCGCTGACAACTCCGACGGAACCACCCTGCTGTCCTACGACGCCGACGCCGTGGTCGGCGGGATGATCGGCGGCGTGGGACAGCGGATGCTGACCTCGGTCAGCAAGCGGTTGGCCGGTGAGTTCTTCAACGCCGTGGACGGTGTGCTGGCGGGCGCGGTGCCTGGCGGCCAGGCGGAGGCAGCCGTCGAGCCGGTAAAGCCGACTCCCCCGGGCGCCGCGGTGTTCACCGCACCCGCACCCGCAGCAGCGAGGGAGTCGGAGCCGTTCCTGAAAGGTGTGGCACTGGGTGCTGGGCTGGTGTTGCTCGGGGTGTTGGCGGGCTCGTTGGCGGGCAGGCGCTGCCGGGGGTAGCACTCACCGACTCCAGGCTCGCGCCGCCGCCGGCATCATGGTCCGGCGGCGGCGCGGGCCGTTTCGGGCCCTGTCACGGGCGGCGACGGGTGGGTTGCCTCGGCGGGACGGACACCACGAAATCTGGCAGGGTATGCCAATGATCTGCCCTCGTGGTGGGAGATAGTGCCATAGTCGGAGGTGGCTGGGCAGGTTTGAATCTGCTGCATGAGTGAGCAGCGCCGCATCCGTATCGGGATGGATACCGGGGGCACCTTCACCGACGTCGTCGCCTTCGACGAGGCGACCGGTGAGTTGACCGTCACCAAGACACCGTCCACACCGGACAACCCTGCCGACGGTTTCATGACGGGCATCGAGAAGGTGCTGGCCGTGCTGGGTGGTTTCGAAGGCACGGACGGCCCGGATCGGGGCGCCGCCATCAGTGCGGTCAGCCACGGCACCACGGTTGCCACCAACCAACTGCTCGAAGGCAAGGTCGACAGGCTCGGCTTCATCACCACCGAGGGCTACGAGGCGGTACTGGAGATCGCCAGGCAGAGCGTGCCGGACGGCTACGGCAACTCCTACTTCTGGGTCAAGCCGGACCGGATCGTCCCGCGTCACCTGGTGCGCTCGGTGCAGGGCAGGCTCGACCACACCGGCGCGGAAATCCGGCCCTTCGACGAGGCCGCGGCTCGCGAGGTCGCTCGCTGGTTCCGGCAGAAGGGAATCGAGGCGATCGGCGTGTGCTTCCTGCACGCCTACGCCAACCCCGCACACGAGGAGCTGATGCGGGCCGTGCTCGCCGAGGAACACCCCGACGCGGTGGTGTCGGTGTCGTCGCAGGTGCTGCGGGAGTACCGCGAATACGAGCGGTCGATGACCACGCTCGTGGACGCGGCGGTGAAGCCGAAGCTGTCCCGTTACGTCAACAACATCAAGACCAGGCTGGACGCCTACGCCACCTCCGAGGGCAAGGCCGGTCCGCCGCTGTACGTGATGAAGTCCAACGGTGGCGTGCTCAGCGCCGACGAGGTGGTGCACCAGCCGATCACCACCGTGTTGTCCGGTCCCGCCGCGGGTGCGCTCGGTGCGGCGCTCATCGCGCAGACGGCCGGCTTCCACAAGGTCGTCACCTGCGACGGCGGCGGCACCTCCACCGATGTCTCGGTCGTCATCGACGGTGAACCGACCCTGACCACCGAGGGCAGCGTGGGGGCCTACCCCTGCAAGATCCCGATGATCGACGTCGCGACGGTCGGCGCGGGTGGCGGTTCGATCGCCTGGCTCGCCCCGGAAGGCAACCTCAAGGTCGGCCCACACTCGGCGGGGGCCGATCCCGGGCCGCTGTGCTACCTCAAGGGCGGCACCGACGTCACCGTCACCGATGCCCACGTGGTGCTCGGTCGCATCCCCGCGCACCTGCTCGGCGGTGAGATCCCGCTCGACGTCGAGGCCGCACGCAACGGGCTGCGGACGCTGGCGGGCAAGCTGGGACTCACGGTGGAGCAGTGCGCCACCGGGGTGTTGGAGATCTCGGCCTGGAACCAGGCCAACGCGCTGCGGCAGATCACCGTCAAACGCGGGCTCGACGTGCGCGACTTCACCCTCACCACGTTCGGCGGCTCGGGTTCGCTGCTGCTGTGCAGGCTCGTCGACATCCTGAACCTGCCCGCGGTGCTCGTTCCGCCCAACCCCGGCAACGTCTCGGCTTTCGGCCTGCTCACCGTGGACGTGAAGAACGACTACGTGCGAACCCACGTGTGCCTGCAAGAAGCGCTCACCCCACAGGCACTGTCCACAGCGTACACCGAACTCACCGAGCAGGCACGGGCGGCGCTGCTGAAGGAAGGCTTCGCCGAGTCCGAGCACCAGTTCGTGCGCACCGCCGACGTCCGCTACTTCGGGCAGGCCTTCGAGGTCCGGGTACCCGTGCCGGAAGGGCCGGTCGACGAGGCGCTGATCGAGGAGGTGGCCCGCCGCTTCCACGTCGAGCACCGCGCGCTGTACGGCTACGACTTCGCCGCCGACGACAGCCAGCAGGTCGAGTGGGTCAACCTGCGGGTCGCCGGGATCGGCGCCATCCGGCGGCCACGGTTGGTGGCACACGAGATCGCCGCCGACCTCGGCGCTGCTGAGGAACGTTCCCGCCGAGGAGTGTGCTTCGACGCCGAGCAGGGCTACCTCGACACGCCGGTCTACTGGCGGCCGGACCTGCGGCCGGGCCAGGTCGTCGCAGGCCCCGCGATCGTGGAGGAGTTCGGCGCCACGGTGCCGCTGCACCCAGGCTTCACCGCACGCATCGACCAGTACCTCAACATCATCGTGACCCGGGAGGGGCAGGCATGAACACCACCACCGACAGCCGCAGAGCACCGACCCGGTTCCCGTTCGACACCCTGACGGCGGACGCGGGCGCGAGCGCCGACCCGGTGCTGGTCGAGATCGTGCAGGGCAGCCTCGCCTCGGTGGAGATGGAGGTGGAGACCGCCATCGCACGGACCTCACGCAGCCCCATGATCCGCGACGCGCACGACTTCCGGGCAGGTATCCACGACCGGCTGCTGCGCAAGCTGACCGGGCGCTCCTACAGCGCGTTGGTGCATCCGGTGGTGCGCGACTTTCCGCTGGAGCAGATGAAGCCGGGCGACGTGTTCTTCCACAACGACGTCTACCGCTCCGAGGGCGGGATCGGCCACCTGCCCGACCTGTGTGTGACAGTGCCCGTCTTCCACGACAGTGGTCGCGGGCCGCAGGTGGTGGCGTTCGTGCAGGCGTTCGGCCATCACGACGACATCGGTGGGGCGGTGCCCGGCTCGATGCCCAGCCAGGCCACCAGCGTGTTCGAGGAAGGCCTGATGGTGCCGCCGATCCGGTTGTGGGAGCAGGGCGAACCCAACCGCGCGGCGCTTTCCATCATGACGAGGAACTCGCGCATGCCCGAGTCGCTGGCGGCCGACCTCGACGCCGAGTGCGCGGCCTGCCTGATGGGGGCGCGCAGGCTCGGCGAGCTGTTCGACCGCTACGGCCGCGACACCGTCGAGGCCTGCTTCGACGCCGTCATCGACCGCACCACCCAGACCTACCGGCGAGAGATCCTGTCGAAGATCCCGGTCGGCTCGTGGGTGTGGGAGGACTACGCCGAGCACGACGGCGTGGAGGAGCCCAAGCTGCACCGGCAGCGGATCACGCTGACCAGGACCGCGCCCGACGACCCGGACGGGGAGCGGCTCGTCATCGACTTCGCGGGCACCTCCCCGCAGGCGAAGGGCCCGATCAACCACTGCGGCGACTACTCCGACGGGGTGTTTCTGAAGAAGTGGCTCGCCCCGATCCTGCGCAACCTGGCCGACACCCCGGAGCGGATGGCCGAACTGGACGTCAACGAAGGCATCGTGCCGCTGATCGAGATGCGGTTCCCGCCGCCGGGAACGCTGCTGACGCCGGTGTTCCCTGCGCCGACCAACGCGCGAACGTTCGTCATCCTGCGGTTGCTCGGTGTGCTGGCCGGGGTGGTCGCCAAGGCGGTGGACGGCGACATGCCCGCCGACCAGGAGACGATCCGATACACCGGCGTGTACGGGCAGGACCGTGAGGGGCGGCCCTACCTGATGCGGGAGGTGCTGGGCGGCGGCTCGGGCGGCAGGCCCTACGCCGACGGTGAGGACACCATCCACGTCGTTCCGGATTCCCGGAACCTGCCGACGGAGTTCACCGAGTCGCGTTTCCCGTTCCTGGTGGAAAAGCTGTCACTGGCGGTCGACTCGGGCGGCGCGGGGAAGTTCCGTGGCGGGCTGGGT encodes:
- a CDS encoding DUF2877 domain-containing protein → MLASHHVSATTPIRVAATGRVRDVLAGRVRTATVVHAGHDAVYLDVDGFCLGVLSRSATAVPCGLRTTLASLAEGLATPTPPGSRARVGGGSLLLGGARLTVGRVVEASVPALPPAAARRAARALAKVCPPLPHTREELPAAALTLLGDGDPAAVPLLLGRGSGLTPLGDDVLCGWLATVAAGVLGGHDPARLRPVAAAVAALASRNTTTLSATLLDCAARGEALPRFRRLVADLASAGPGCAAGLAALLEVGHTSGHGLALGLHLALDLLQRFPTERTLV
- a CDS encoding PucR family transcriptional regulator, which gives rise to MRRYFLPLRELLTLSCLDGTIVLAGAAGLDRPVSAVNVMEVPDVLDWVKPHELLVTTGYPLAAGDGDPAVTLTELLPGLHANNLAGMGVKLGRYLDSVAADALAAADELGFPVLGLPRDLAFDDLIVQVFAQLGHRHDDALARADTLHTTLSQLVLHGADLNRISAEVARVLGVGIVVTSTDGREWGGALDDAARDQLVRLDLIDSSGRVRVERLRMGPHPVADGEARVLPVPAGGTDLARLVCVAPGRALGYDDVQALERTAIIVALLLTRQQAVAVVENKYRGDFLRDVFLDRAGDEAFVVEHARTFGWELDRPMAVLCAEMDPVDAAEEPVSDSTRRLWQERFAAAWRKVCESWDRSISTVDFSTEVVSLLPTSVTGDSPRAAVDRLVGDVAGDRGGGRRPFSVGVSRVVSSVKELPTAYNQARRAIQVGRRISGGRCTTWFDDLGLHRLIALVPDPRELHEFAHDVLGDLAADTAEAADLRVTLQVLLDTNLNVAEAARKQFFHYNTMRYRISKLQTMLGPFTTDPLLRLNAAVALQVLDLHRDSAR
- a CDS encoding uracil-xanthine permease family protein — translated: MTKSMFSWKVVHGGKAPPPCAAVGPMERLSWGRTLGLGAQHVVAMFGATFVFPLVMGLDPNLAIMFSGVCTIMFLLIVRNRVPSYLGTSASFVAAVTAIRAQGGDSADVTGAILVGGLVLAAIGLLIHFGGSRILHKVLPPAVTGAVIMLIGFNLAPVVADVYWHQDQWIALLTATFMVLAAVLLPGFWSRIAVFLALVFGYVVSWLADSVFGQITSVLPTSDGEAVPHNRVSWEQVQQADWFGLPSGQLADGVSVVHAPSFSLTFVLLVLPGVIALIAENAGHVKAVAQMTGDDLDPYMGRAIGADGLATALASAFGGSPTTTYAENIGVMGTTRVYSTAAYYAAAGVAILLGLSPKFGAVVNATPGGVLGGITLVLYGMIGLIGVKIWVENRVDFGNPVNLIGLAAGLIAGIGGVSLTFTENFELGGIALGTILVIVYFHLVKGRSKQLASDETAEDAVGPK
- a CDS encoding FAD binding domain-containing protein, which gives rise to MKPAPFEFARPTTLARALELLATHPDAKVLAGGQSLIPLLSMRLASPGMLVDINAIAELSRITWDSSGVRVGAVARHADVEAHPQARRVQPLLSKALRLVAHPAIRNRGTTVGSIVHADAAAEMPTVLRLLDGHVTAASTRGTRTIAADELFIGPLESTVRKDELVTDAFFPALGLRCGVGCDEIARRHGDYAMCGAAAVVCSAPDGRVTSVRAGYFSVCEVPTVVDLSEVFASGELTEGALTDAAELAAASLDPVDDIHGSAEYRGLLARVLTRRVVRAAYDDSRTRQAEVIG
- a CDS encoding (2Fe-2S)-binding protein, translating into MSEQTHDISLHVNGVLRRASVPARRLLSDVLRHDLRLTGTHVGCEHGVCGACTVLVDGRPMRSCLLLAVSAQDYRITTVEGLSEPDGSLGPVQRAFKECHGLQCGFCTPGFLTTITAGLADNPRPTTEEAREMIAGNLCRCTGYHNIVAAVCRAAELAEGTGDGTEEPK
- the cutA gene encoding aerobic carbon-monoxide dehydrogenase large subunit, which gives rise to MTTRMMGEKVRRVEDDRLVTGNGQYVDDLLPGALEAAVLRSPHAHARIVDIDVDPVLDIDGVFAVYTYDDLTGPMAQPLPVLIPHPTLTQGRAQYALAKDEVNHVGEAIAFVVARDRYIAEDAVSRIKVSYEPLPPVVGVEAARAAEHLVHPDVPGNVAARMEQSVGDADAAIDAAPHRLTLELDIERSASMPLEGRGTVARWDTDARRLQVWSSTQTSTGVRAAVAAKLGLDLAQVDVITPDVGGGFGVKILHPWPEELLVPMAAMALGRPVKFTEDRREHFISSAHERGQHHEVEVGFDDEGRLRGLSVRFWHDHGAYTPYGLIVPIITSTQLLGPYKPHNYRVVFESLYTNTVVVTPYRGAGRPQGVYVMERTMDAIAAHLGKDRAEVRAANFIQPDEFPYDHGLTFQDGRPLRYDSGDFPASLEKLKKLIGWDDFETMRDELRARGRRVGIGLACYVEGTGVGPYEGAHIQVETSGKVKVAIGLTSQGQGHHTAFAQVVADELGVPFENVEVVTGDTRRMPYAVGTFASRAAVMSGTAAALAARKVKDKALRIAAEALEASVDDLELVDGEVRVKGAPDSRMELGTVAVLSNPLRYAFDEASKAATQFSVGNADRPPIAENEQPGLEGAEFYSPQQSTFANGMHAAIVETDPDTAEIRILRYAVVHDCGTLINPMIVEGQIHGGVAQGVGGALYERMAYDSSGQLLNASFMDFLMPFVTEVPESIDIDHLETPSPLNPLGIKGAGEAGVIPCSAVFASAIEDAEGLPITSMPISPSELFHLRLRHQEGRTTS
- a CDS encoding SRPBCC family protein, which encodes MRIAGQATLNAPVEQVWDALLDPAVLVRTIPGCERLETTGENSYSMTVTAGVASIKGTYAGTCSLRDLDPHRSLVLSAQGTGAPGTISADVKVAFADNSDGTTLLSYDADAVVGGMIGGVGQRMLTSVSKRLAGEFFNAVDGVLAGAVPGGQAEAAVEPVKPTPPGAAVFTAPAPAAARESEPFLKGVALGAGLVLLGVLAGSLAGRRCRG